From a single Osmerus mordax isolate fOsmMor3 chromosome 14, fOsmMor3.pri, whole genome shotgun sequence genomic region:
- the ier5l gene encoding immediate early response gene 5-like protein yields the protein MINTMECAVDAQSLISISLRKIHNSRTQRGGIKLHKNLLVSYVLRNARQVYMNEKYAEIYRMQQYEEVMTVCNEIQELNPLDLPEDCEEQSGDCCGNVGASEPASLCGALPPVCHLAAVQSAAHTLSLQSEEVCKETEPSFYRSCCAEAFPVSNCDFSPVNNMHCNKTTVLDLDTHVVTTVENGYLHQDCCASLQQCCQGAQTPSKKRKVDFGYYLSDIEEIPDFTPCKRAKFEDCSYANSEHLDPSNISNLISIFGSGFSGLVSRQADFEQALNGQFCSKQALASLGAWTRAIVAF from the coding sequence ATGATCAACACTATGGAGTGTGCAGTGGATGCACAGAGTCTAATTTCGATTTCTTTACGAAAAATCCACAACTCCAGGACGCAGAGAGGAGGAATCAAGCTGCACAAAAACCTCCTGGTCTCCTATGTGTTGAGGAACGCAAGGCAGGTCTACATGAACGAAAAGTACGCGGAGATCTACAGAATGCAACAGTACGAGGAGGTGATGACCGTCTGCAACGAGATCCAGGAGTTAAACCCCCTCGACTTGCCCGAAGACTGTGAGGAGCAGAGTGGGGATTGCTGCGGCAACGTCGGAGCGAGCGAACCGGCGAGTCTCTGCGGCGCGCTACCGCCTGTGTGCCACCTAGCAGCAGTGCAGTCAGCGgcgcacactctctcactccaaaGCGAGGAGGTCTGCAAGGAAACAGAGCCTTCGTTCTACCGAAGCTGTTGTGCCGAGGCTTTCCCTGTATCGAATTGTGACTTTTCTCCGGTGAATAACATGCACTGCAACAAAACGACAGTGCTGGATTTGGACACACACGTAGTGACTACGGTAGAGAATGGGTACCTTCATCAGGACTGCTGCGCGTCGCTCCAACAGTGCTGCCAGGGCGCACAGACCCCATCAAAGAAACGCAAGGTTGACTTCGGTTATTATCTTTCAGATATCGAGGAGATTCCGGATTTTACACCATGTAAAAGAGCAAAATTCGAGGACTGTTCATATGCAAATTCGGAACACTTGGACCCGTCCAACATTTCCAATCTGATCTCGATCTTTGGCTCGGGGTTTTCAGGGCTAGTGAGCAGACAGGCGGACTTTGAGCAAGCCTTAAACGGACAATTCTGTAGCAAACAAGCCCTAGCGAGCCTCGGGGCATGGACAAGAGCTATCGTAGCTTTTTGA